A single genomic interval of Caballeronia sp. SL2Y3 harbors:
- a CDS encoding zinc-dependent alcohol dehydrogenase family protein, giving the protein MRAMLYDGTAPQLRAADIDDPVAGPGHLLVDVVACGVCRTDLHVVDGELAHPKRPVIPGHEVVGRVAAIGAGVDGFVVGDRVGVPWLGQTCGHCAYCATHRENLCDNPGFTGYTLDGGYAERMVADSRFCLHLPSRYGDVDAAPLLCAGLIGYRTLKMAGDARRIGIYGFGAAAHIVAQIARHEGRTVYAFTRAQDSAAQALALQLGAAWAGSSDERPPDELDAALVFAPSGALVPAALAALAKGGVVVCGGIHMSDIPAFPYALLWGERRIVSVANLTRADGQEFMQRAASIPLHLQTTVYPLADANRALSDLREGRMVGAAVLRIAA; this is encoded by the coding sequence ATGCGTGCAATGCTCTACGACGGCACCGCCCCGCAACTGCGCGCCGCCGATATCGACGATCCTGTCGCCGGTCCGGGGCATCTGCTCGTCGATGTCGTCGCGTGCGGCGTGTGCCGGACGGACTTGCATGTCGTGGATGGCGAATTGGCGCATCCGAAACGGCCGGTCATTCCGGGGCATGAAGTCGTCGGCCGCGTTGCCGCGATCGGCGCGGGCGTGGACGGCTTCGTCGTGGGCGACCGCGTGGGCGTGCCGTGGCTCGGCCAAACCTGCGGCCACTGCGCCTATTGCGCGACGCACCGCGAGAATCTGTGCGATAACCCCGGCTTCACCGGCTATACGCTGGATGGCGGCTACGCCGAACGAATGGTCGCGGATAGCCGGTTCTGCCTGCATCTGCCGTCGCGTTACGGCGACGTCGATGCCGCGCCGCTCCTGTGCGCGGGACTCATCGGCTACCGGACGCTCAAGATGGCGGGCGATGCGAGGCGCATCGGCATCTACGGCTTCGGCGCGGCGGCGCATATCGTCGCGCAGATCGCCCGGCACGAGGGCCGCACCGTCTATGCGTTCACGCGCGCGCAAGACAGCGCCGCTCAAGCGCTTGCGCTGCAACTGGGCGCGGCGTGGGCCGGAAGCAGCGACGAGCGGCCGCCCGATGAACTCGACGCCGCGCTTGTCTTCGCGCCGTCCGGCGCGCTCGTGCCAGCCGCGCTCGCGGCGCTGGCGAAGGGCGGCGTCGTCGTGTGCGGCGGCATCCATATGAGCGATATTCCGGCGTTCCCGTATGCGCTGTTGTGGGGCGAGCGGCGCATCGTGTCGGTGGCGAATCTGACGCGCGCCGACGGTCAGGAATTCATGCAGCGCGCGGCGTCCATCCCGCTCCATCTGCAAACGACGGTCTATCCGCTCGCCGACGCTAACCGCGCGCTTTCCGATCTTCGCGAAGGACGCATGGTCGGCGCGGCGGTGCTGCGCATCGCGGCCTGA
- a CDS encoding DUF1488 domain-containing protein — MASGKRTIIGMSRSKGGEPAPLDSSRARHITMNITFSQSAPIYAGDEPALTFHAYVDGERIPCTISAEALEDHFGAASSREEDLRHAFELGRVAIEGAAEQLLTSVGRMPVMLRSGYFRFDDGGPVRVQRHRAWRLPDDAPAAHTGSVYRGSDTTDTHGAK, encoded by the coding sequence ATGGCCTCGGGCAAGCGAACAATCATAGGTATGTCGCGATCGAAGGGCGGCGAGCCGGCGCCGCTTGACTCATCCCGTGCGAGGCACATCACCATGAACATCACGTTTTCGCAAAGCGCGCCCATCTATGCAGGCGATGAACCCGCTCTCACCTTCCATGCCTATGTCGACGGCGAGCGTATCCCCTGTACGATCTCGGCCGAGGCGCTGGAAGATCATTTCGGCGCGGCTTCGTCGCGGGAAGAAGACTTGCGGCACGCGTTCGAACTCGGCCGCGTCGCGATAGAAGGCGCCGCCGAGCAGTTGCTGACCAGCGTGGGACGAATGCCGGTCATGCTGCGCAGCGGCTATTTTCGTTTCGACGACGGCGGCCCGGTGCGGGTACAGCGGCATCGAGCCTGGAGATTGCCGGACGATGCACCCGCCGCCCACACAGGAAGCGTCTATCGCGGAAGCGATACAACCGATACGCACGGAGCCAAATGA
- a CDS encoding cytochrome C — translation MLTYCAEPRADPRADRAVRARHALLIGVVAGVLLSAAPALAQTEVNALVDQHHCMFCHTNDSPFLAPSFQQIAERYRDDPKAQAMLEHKLRVGGRAHWGDMAMPSPPERGGSISAEDAHTLVQWVLRH, via the coding sequence ATGCTCACTTACTGCGCCGAACCTCGCGCCGACCCGCGCGCCGACCGAGCCGTCCGCGCCCGTCATGCGCTCCTCATCGGCGTCGTCGCGGGCGTGCTCTTGAGCGCCGCGCCCGCGCTGGCGCAGACGGAAGTCAACGCGCTCGTCGATCAGCACCACTGCATGTTCTGTCATACCAACGATTCGCCTTTCCTCGCGCCCTCGTTTCAGCAGATCGCCGAGCGCTATCGCGACGATCCGAAAGCGCAGGCGATGCTCGAACACAAGTTGCGCGTGGGCGGGCGCGCGCACTGGGGCGACATGGCGATGCCTTCGCCGCCCGAGCGCGGCGGGTCCATTTCGGCGGAAGACGCGCATACGCTCGTGCAATGGGTGTTGCGCCACTAG